The genomic interval TATGCCTAATAGTGGATTTTTAGGCTTTCCTATCATATTCTCCTTTTTTGGGAAAGAAGCTCTTATTTATGCAATTTTATTTGATTTTGGCATCACGATTGCTTTTTTTTCTATTGCAATAATTGTTTTAAGAAAAGAATTATGTCTTGAAAAAAGTGTGAAAATATTACTTAATCCTGCTTTTGTGTCAGTTGTATTAGGATTGATTATAAATAAATTTGAAATACCAATACCTAATACATTATTTGAATCCCTTAATATTTTAGGTGATGCAACCATTCCCATTATAATGTTAATCATGGGTTATACTCTTGCTGGTGTTCAATTAAAAAAAGAAACTATGAATTATGAACTAATTTCTGTTTCTTTTATAAAGCTTATCATTTGCCCCTGCATAGCTTATATTTTATTATTATATTTAAACATTAATCCATTAGTTAAGTCTGTTATAATTGTTGAAACCGCTATGCCTACTATGGCAAGTGCCTCAGTTTTAGTTCAAAAATATGGAGGTAATTTGGAATTAGCGACAACTGCTACCTTTCTTACAACTCTACTTAGTATTGTAACAATACCCTTTATTTTTAAGTATTTTATTTTATAAGTTATAATAGGCACAGGGGAGTTGCAAAATTGTAAATTGTATCAAAGATAATATGATTCTAATTAATTGTGTCCATTTGATTACTTTTATTCTAAGATTATTATGATTATTGAAATATTTTTAAGAAGGAGAGAGTATGTTATGAAAATAAGTTGTTGCTGGATGTATGCAATAGGTAAATATGGTTTTCCACCAGAAATAAATAACATGAAGAAAGCTATAGGCGAAATGGCACAGATGGGATTTAAATATATAGAACTAGAAGGATTAGGATATGAAAATTTAAAAGCTGTTTATGATAATAGACAAATTTTAAAGGAAGAATGTTTACGAAACAATGTAAAGGTTGTAAACTTTGCAATTATAATTAGCCAGGCATTAAGTACTGATCCTGATGAGCTTAAGGAAGGTATTAAATATTTTGAAATGGGAGTTAAAACTGCAAGTTATTTGGGTTCTGAAAGAGTATGGATTGATAGTTATATGCCACCAGTTATTATCAAGGAGGGAAAATCCTATATTGAAAATTTAGATTTTGGGAAACAAATTTATGCTAAATTGTTGCCTGATTTTACATGGAAAGCATTCTGGGAAAAATATACAAAAAATATAGAAAAATGTAATCAAATATGTAAAGATCACGGAGTAGAATTATTAATTGAGCCAAGAGTAGGTGAAGTTCTTAGCAATAGTGATGCTTTGTTACGTATTTTCAATGCGGTTGATGATGACAACCTAGGAGCAATCCTTGATATTGCCCATCAATATGCGCAGAAAGAGATTCTTCCTATTGCCATTGCAAAATTGAATGAAAAAATTAAATATGTCCATGTAGCAGATAATGATGGCAGGGATAATCATCATTATGTAATTGGCAATGGTAGTGTAGATTGGGATGAGATTTTTATCACTCTAAAATCAATAGGATATAATAGTTATTATGCAATAGATTTAGAGAAGGTACCAAATTTAACAAATGCTTTTCTTAAATCGAAAAGAATATTAGAAGAATATGCACAAAAATATGATTTATAAAAATAATGAAAATTACAGGATCACCAGAATCAAGTACCCCCGAGAGCCATGAGAGCAGTTTATATCTGTTTGAATAAGATCTTTAACCTAACTAAATATATCCCAGATGACTTTTACAAAAGGTCTATCCGATATAAAGGGAGCTAATTCTTACCAGAAAAACCTTAGTAAGATTACAACATTTCATAGAGATATATAAAAAATTACCAATACCGTTTTTACTCTTGGCATGGATTTAAATCCGTTTCATATGCTTACCATAAGTAAATGTATTTCATGATAGCACAGGTTTTCTGCAAGTAAACAATTGGTAAGAAAAAAGGCAACACTCCCACTACCGTTCTATTAAAGTTTAAATCAATGAACTACAGGAAACAGGAATTTTTACATAATTAATCCCTTCCTTAACTTCGTACCCTATCATACCAAAACAGATGAGGCTATTAAATTTTTCATATAAATTATTTTCCGGTCTTAAGGGAGAAGAAATCATAGTTGGTAGGTTTTAATACTCCCGAGTATAAAAGAAACAAAGATTTAAAGTACAAATGCGTTTTTATATCTGAACCGACATCTTATGATATAGAGCTTAATTCCTGTTTTAAAATTATGCTGGAGAGTTTTGCTTGAAACTTTAAATTATAAATTGAATACAGGACCAGAATTATGGATTTTAGTATTTTTCTTTTTTACAGCTATTCCTTATATTCAGAGTCAAGGAAAGTGTGGATAAAATTATTTTTTAATCTATTCAGGTTATGATATACTTTGAATGATAAAAAATTTTAACTGAAAGATATAAAAATACCTTACCAATGTTTGCCTTTCTAAACCATGTGTTGAAACGAAGGGAGGTGTTTATAATCTAATAGGTGGTAAAATAGGTAACTAACTATGATGGTGATTATTATGTAGCCTGGTTTTGGCTGAAATAAAAAGTTTGAATAAAAATTTTACTAAAATTGACAAGAATAAAGGAGATAAAAAATGAATCTTTTAAAAAGAGCCGGCATTACCGTGCTTCTAATTTCTCTGATATTAGGTTTTAGTATAGCGGGTGTATTTGCTGCGGAAACAGTTAAAATTGGTTATCTGGCAGCACTTACCGGGGACTGGGCTGCTTACGGGCAGACAGAAGAAAAGTCTGCTCTGTTAGCTATAGATGAGATTAACGCCCAAGGTGGAGTTCTTGGCAAGCAGATAGAGTTGGTAGTTTATGATTTTCGTACCAGGGCAGAGGATGCCGTAAATGCAGTTCGTCGTATGATTGAAGAGGACAAGGTTGTTGCTATAGTAGGTGCTAATGGTAGCGGTATAAATATTGCTACAGCCCCTATCGTTAATAGACTCCAGGTTCCTCAGCTGGGGACCGTATCAACGAATCCAAACGTTACAGTTGATCCTAATGGGAAAGTATATCCCTATTCTTTCCGGGTATGTTTTACTGATCCTTATCAGGGAAAACTGATAGCCTATTTTGCTGCTAAAGAACTAAACAAAATGAATGCTGCCATCCTTTACGATATTGGAAGTGATTATTCTCATGGACTTCGCGAATTCTTCATGGAAAGTTACCAGGAATATGGCGGTAATATTGTAGCAGATTTAGCCTTCCGTGCTGGAACAGATGTTGATTTTCGTGCTCAGCTTACCGAGATTCGGGATAAGAAAGCCGATGTTCTCATGCTTCCCAATATGGGCAAGGAAATGGCTCTTATTATGAAGCAGGCGCGTGAATTAGGCATGGATGATATCGTATTTGTCGGCGGAGACGGTTATGCTGAATTTATGTGGGAAATTGCCGGTGAGGCAATGGAAGAATCCTACTGGATTAACCATGTTGCCCCGGAAGATCCTGCGATGGCACCTTTCTTTACTGCTTATAAGGAAAAATATAACGATGAGTGCAAGGAGTTTGTAAATGGAATCCTAGCTTATGATGGTATCTATCTGATGGTTGATGCTATTAGACGTGCCAGTTCCGAAGATTCTACTCAGATTGCCAATGCACTTGCTGCTACCGAGAATTTACAGCTTCATCATGCCGTCATTACCATGGATGAATTCCATAATCCTAAGGATAAGGATGGAATTGTGTTGATTGCAAAGGATGGAAGAGGGCAGTTTTACAAAAAACTGCAACCGTAGTTAATCTTATTATCTTAATATTTTAAAGATGAATTATTCAGGGCGGGCATGAATGGATAGTTCATGCCCGTTTTTATGGTAGAAAGAGGTGAAGTGCTTGGATATTCTAGTACAACAGATCATTAACGGTTTATCTCTGGGATCGGTCTATGCCCTTATTGCTGTCGGTTACTCGCTGGTCTATTCAATTCTCATGTTTTCTAATTTTGCCCATGGCGGTTTTCTTGTTATTGGGGGGTATATCTGTTATTTTGCACTTAAAAACATAGGAACCGGAATATTGATAGCTGGATTTCTCTCTCTGCTTGGTGCAGGTGCTGCCGCCATCTTGACCGAGAGAATGGCTTATAAACCAATCAGAGAAAATACCAACAATACCCTTTATCTGTTGATTGCTTCTATGGGTATGAGTATTGTGATAGAAAATATATTTGTGGTTACTATCGGCGGAAGATTCCGTGCCTTACCGGCTATTATACCCACTCAACCGGTTCATCTTTTCGGGATGGCTACCACAAGTGCCTTTGACCTGATTTCCCTGATAGCGGCTGGAGTCTTTTTGGGTATATTACAGATGATACTGGTAAAAACCAAATGGGGATTAGCCATCAGAGCTGCTGCTTATAATTTGAGAATAGCCGGTTTGATGGGAGTTAATGTTAACCTTCTTATTTCCATTACCTTCTTTATTGCCGGTACATTGGCTGCAGTGGGAGGAATTTTTCTGGCGGTAAGATATACTCTTTATCCTCAATTGGGAGCAATTACCATTAAGGCTTTTGTGGCAGCAGTTATCGGTGGATTGGGTTCTCTCCCAGGGGCAGTGGTTGGCAGTATACTGTTAGGCTTGGCAGAGATGCTCACCTCTGGTTTTATTTCCAGCCAGTTACGAGATCTGGTCGTGTTTTTTTTTCTGGTTCTTACTCTGCTTGTCCGTCCTCAGGGCTTGTTCGGGAAGAACATCAGCGAGAAAGTGTAAGGAGGCTTATTGATGTCTGTTTATACCGAAGGTATTATTGTTCTTCTCTGCATTAATGCTATCGCAGCAATGGGAGTTTCTCTGCTTACTGGCTTTACCGGGATTTTTAGTCTGGGACATGCAGGGTATATGGCTGTAGGAGCCTATGCAGCAGCCATTCTTACCTTCCGGTATAATGTTCATTTTATTATGGCCATATTGGCAGGAGGAACTATGGCTGCCATGCTGGCTTATATCATTGGTGTTCCCACCCTGAGACTGGTGGGAGATTATTATGCCATTGCTTCCATTGGTCTGGGTGAAGCAATCAGGTTAATTTTAGAGAATGGTGGTACTATTACCCGGGGAGCCAGAGGATTTCCCGGAATACCACCTTATACCACACTAGCTGTAGCTTTTTGTTTCTTTTTTATTATGGCTTTTTTTATGTTTAATTTAATCAATGGCCGATTTGGAAGGGCATTTAAGGCTTGTCGTGACGACTATATCGCTGCCTCTCTGCTGGGTTATAATACGGCCAAGTACCGAATTTTGAGCCTGGTTTTATCCGCCTTCTACTGTGGAATATCAGGAGCATTGTTAGCTGGATTCCTATCTTTCATCCAGCCCATTATGTTTGATATGATGAAATCTACCGAACTTACTTCAGTCGTTGTCTTTGGTGGATTAGGGTCCATGACCGGAACTCTGCTGGGAGTAATAGTAATTACACTGGTCACCG from Atribacterota bacterium carries:
- a CDS encoding AEC family transporter; the encoded protein is MENIVPLNEVISKILTFFTLGMFGVIARRFGYIEEKARSSFTDIVLYITLPSLILVSITNDVKWDDLIKGIFAPLISISLVLIIMAFSFYLGKLIFIKKETIGTFMVLSSMPNSGFLGFPIIFSFFGKEALIYAILFDFGITIAFFSIAIIVLRKELCLEKSVKILLNPAFVSVVLGLIINKFEIPIPNTLFESLNILGDATIPIIMLIMGYTLAGVQLKKETMNYELISVSFIKLIICPCIAYILLLYLNINPLVKSVIIVETAMPTMASASVLVQKYGGNLELATTATFLTTLLSIVTIPFIFKYFIL
- a CDS encoding sugar phosphate isomerase/epimerase; this encodes MKISCCWMYAIGKYGFPPEINNMKKAIGEMAQMGFKYIELEGLGYENLKAVYDNRQILKEECLRNNVKVVNFAIIISQALSTDPDELKEGIKYFEMGVKTASYLGSERVWIDSYMPPVIIKEGKSYIENLDFGKQIYAKLLPDFTWKAFWEKYTKNIEKCNQICKDHGVELLIEPRVGEVLSNSDALLRIFNAVDDDNLGAILDIAHQYAQKEILPIAIAKLNEKIKYVHVADNDGRDNHHYVIGNGSVDWDEIFITLKSIGYNSYYAIDLEKVPNLTNAFLKSKRILEEYAQKYDL
- a CDS encoding ABC transporter substrate-binding protein; translation: MNLLKRAGITVLLISLILGFSIAGVFAAETVKIGYLAALTGDWAAYGQTEEKSALLAIDEINAQGGVLGKQIELVVYDFRTRAEDAVNAVRRMIEEDKVVAIVGANGSGINIATAPIVNRLQVPQLGTVSTNPNVTVDPNGKVYPYSFRVCFTDPYQGKLIAYFAAKELNKMNAAILYDIGSDYSHGLREFFMESYQEYGGNIVADLAFRAGTDVDFRAQLTEIRDKKADVLMLPNMGKEMALIMKQARELGMDDIVFVGGDGYAEFMWEIAGEAMEESYWINHVAPEDPAMAPFFTAYKEKYNDECKEFVNGILAYDGIYLMVDAIRRASSEDSTQIANALAATENLQLHHAVITMDEFHNPKDKDGIVLIAKDGRGQFYKKLQP
- a CDS encoding branched-chain amino acid ABC transporter permease; the protein is MDILVQQIINGLSLGSVYALIAVGYSLVYSILMFSNFAHGGFLVIGGYICYFALKNIGTGILIAGFLSLLGAGAAAILTERMAYKPIRENTNNTLYLLIASMGMSIVIENIFVVTIGGRFRALPAIIPTQPVHLFGMATTSAFDLISLIAAGVFLGILQMILVKTKWGLAIRAAAYNLRIAGLMGVNVNLLISITFFIAGTLAAVGGIFLAVRYTLYPQLGAITIKAFVAAVIGGLGSLPGAVVGSILLGLAEMLTSGFISSQLRDLVVFFFLVLTLLVRPQGLFGKNISEKV
- a CDS encoding branched-chain amino acid ABC transporter permease, yielding MSVYTEGIIVLLCINAIAAMGVSLLTGFTGIFSLGHAGYMAVGAYAAAILTFRYNVHFIMAILAGGTMAAMLAYIIGVPTLRLVGDYYAIASIGLGEAIRLILENGGTITRGARGFPGIPPYTTLAVAFCFFFIMAFFMFNLINGRFGRAFKACRDDYIAASLLGYNTAKYRILSLVLSAFYCGISGALLAGFLSFIQPIMFDMMKSTELTSVVVFGGLGSMTGTLLGVIVITLVTELFRPISQYRMLIYGAILVIIMVIRPEGIMGQYEFGPNMFKAIKGKLIGNHFAKESRKL